In the Anguilla anguilla isolate fAngAng1 chromosome 7, fAngAng1.pri, whole genome shotgun sequence genome, one interval contains:
- the odf3b gene encoding outer dense fiber protein 3-B has translation MSDGETDAWVGVWRPHKPRGPIAALYSSPGPKYALPGSTGNDFHDPRKLKAPAFSFGIRRSQLSSDLSPGPGYLVPANITRIGRSGTPAYSLYSRPKDSLRFQTPGPGKYAPERAGKSAFYSSPAYSMSARTGGFFNPTSPGPAAYTLPSVLGTSTVNKPSAPNFSLTGRSKVGSFHEDLQKTPGPGTYKMVEPSSYKYKPPQYSMIGRNMMPGDLTEKPGPGAYRPEVVTFTRRKSPCFSFGIRHSEFSTPVFLDKED, from the exons atgtcagatggtgAGACGGATGCGTGGGTAGGCGTATGGAGGCCTCACAAGCCAAGAGGACCCATTGCTGCCCTTTACAGCAGTCCTGGACCAAAATACGCCCTTCCTGGTAGCACAG gaaatgatttTCATGATCCGAGGAAACTAAAAGCACCGGCATTCAGTTTTGGCATTCGTCGCAGTCAGCTATCATCAGACCTCTCCCCTGGGCCGGGCTACCTTGTCCCAGCCAACATCACCAGGATAGGACGAAGTGGAACACCAGCCTACTCACTTTATAGCCGTCCCAAAGATTCCCTCCGCTTCCAGACTCCTGGGCCAG GCAAATATGCTCCAGAAAGAGCAGGAAAGTCTGCATTTTACAGTTCCCCTGCATACTCAATGTCAGCACGGACAGGAGGCTTCTTTAATCCTACATCCCCAG GACCTGCTGCTTATACGTTGCCCTCCGTACTGGGAACCAGCACTGTGAACAAACCCTCTGCCCCAAACTTCTCCCTCACTGGAAGGAGCAAGGTTGGCAGCTTTCATGAGGACCTTCAAAAG ACACCAGGGCCTGGAACTTACAAAATGGTGGAACCCAGCAGCTACAAATACAAACCTCCCCAGTACAGCATGATTGGCCGCAATATGATGCCTGGAGATCTCACAGAGAAGCCAGGACCTGGAGCCTACCGGCCAGAAGTA GTCACTTTCACAAGGAGGAAATCCCCATGTTTCTCTTTTGGAATCCGACATTCCGAGTTTTCTACTCCTGTCTTTTTGGACAAAGAAGACTAG
- the rabl2 gene encoding RAB, member of RAS oncogene family-like 2 → MARGTSDLSELDQEKYDADERVKIICLGDSAVGKSKLMERFLMDGYRPEQLSTYALTLYKYTTTVDGKAVLVDFWDTAGQERFQSMHPSYYYKAHACIMVFDVQRKITYKNLANWYKELREYRPEIPCIVVANKIDADLKVTQRNFNFAKKQGLPLYYVSAADGTNVVKLFKDAIKLAMSYKQNSNDFMDEVMRELENFELEQKEETSDKEDNVSKEEKDQLP, encoded by the exons ATGGCTAGGGGAACAAGTGACCTCTCCGAATTGGATCAGGAGAAATACGACGCAGATGAGCGAGTTAAGATAATTTGTCTCGGAGATAGCGCGGTTGGAAAATCCAA ATTGATGGAAAGATTCCTCATGGATGGATA TCGCCCAGAGCAGCTATCCACATACGCGCTGACGCTGTACAAGTACACAACCACCGTCGACGGGAAGGCTGTACTAGTAG aCTTTTGGGACACTGCGGGCCAGGAGAGATTTCAGAGCATGCATCCCTCCTACTATTACAAGGCCCATGCCTGTATCATG gtTTTTGATGTCCAGAGGAAAATCACATATAAAAACCTCGCAAACTGGTATAAGGAGCTGAGAGAATACCGACCAGAGATCCCCTGCATAGTTGTTGCGAACAAAATAGACG CTGATTTGAAGGTGACGCAGAGAAACTTTAACTTTGCGAAGAAGCAGGGTCTGCCTTTGTACTACGTGTCTGCTGCTGACGGGACCAACGTGGTGAAG CTGTTCAAAGATGCAATAAAGCTGGCGATGTCTTACAAGCAGAACTCCAACGATTTCATGGATGAAGTGATGCGGGAACTTGAG aacTTTGAACTTGAACAAAAGGAGGAAACTTCAGACAAAGAAGACAACGTCTCCAAAGAGGAGAAAGACCAGCTGCCATGA